The DNA segment GCCATGGAAAAGCGCACCCTCAAAAGCCACGAGTTTGCCCAGTTCGAGGACCGCTACCAATTTTTTGCCCTGCCCGCCTTGCTCCTGCTGTTGCTGGAGTTGCTGCTGCCCGGAGGCAGGCCAGAGGCCCCCAGGGTCCGGAGCCGCTATGCCTGAGCTGCTGCCCCTCCTGTTTTTACCCGCGCTGCTGCTGGGACAGCCTGCCGCGAATAACGTCCCCGCCGCTCCGGTCATACCCCCTGAACTCCAGGATGTGTGGCAACAGTACGAGCAGCTGACCCAGGAGCATCCCCACCAGCCTGCCCTGCATTACAATTTTGGCAACCTGGCCTACGGGATAAGCGACTACCAGAAGGCCCTCGCTGAATATCACGCTGCGCTGGGTTCAGGAGATCGCCGGTCGCTGAGCAGGGTCCATTACAATTTGGGCAATAGCCTCTTCCGGGCTGGCCACGTGGACGAGAGCAGGAGTTTCTTCCGCAAGGCCCTGGAGCTGAATCCTGCCGATCAGGACGCCCGCATCAACTATGAGCTGGCCAGCCTGCTGGCCCAGCAGCAGCAGGAGGCTGAGCAGAGCCAGTCCCCGGCGCGGCAGCCCGATGCGGAGAAAGACTCCCCCAACGATCCCGGCGAAGGATCGCCCCAGGATCGGTCTGAGGAGCAGAACGACCGGGCGGAGTCGGGGCGGCAACCGGAGGCGGGCGCAGAGCAGCAAGCTCAGCAGGACCAGGCCGAGGGACAGCCCGGCGAGCCTGATTCCCGGGAGCAGACCCGGGCCGGAGAGGAATTGGAACGCGAGGAAGCCGAAGCCATTCTCAACGCCCTGCGCGCCAACGCCGACAATCTGCTGAAGCGCACCTACGGCCCACCTGCGGCCACCTTCAAATTGGAGAAAGATTGGTAACACCGCCGGCCCGAGCCGTGCTCCTGGCAGGAGCCCTCCTGATCTCAGTGGTGGCCGGGCGGGCGCAACCGAGGGTCCAGGCCTTGGTGAGCGATAAGCAGGTTGTCACCGGGACCAGTCTGACCCTCGAAGTTCGCTCGGAGGGTGGTGACATCCGCTCCGTTTCCATGGTGGGGCTGGAGGGCTTCAGTGTCATTTCCGGTCCGGCGACTTCCCGCAGCGTGCAGATCATCAACGGAGTGGTGTCGACCACCTCCAGCTATTCGTGGACCCTGCTGCCCCGCAAGGTCGGCACGCTGGTCATTCCTGCCCTGGCCGTCAACGTCGAGGGCAACATCGTGCATACCGAGCCAGTGGCCATTGAGGTCCTCTCCCCGTCGGCTGCAGCGGCGGGAGCCGGCCAGCAGCGCGAATCCCTTTTCCTGGTGGCGGACGTGGATCGGCGGCAGGCCTACCGGGGGGAGCAAATTACCGTCACCTGGACGCTTTACACCCAGCTCGGTATTTCGGGGTGGGAAATCGCCTCGCTCCCGAATCTCACAGGTTTTTGGACCGAAGAGCTCTTCGCGCCCAACAAGCTCCAGCTACGCGAGAAGGTGGTCGCCGGGCAGCGTTATTATACAGCGGTGGTGCGGCGGCAGGCCCTGTTCCCTACCAGGTCGGGGCAGCTGCACATTGATCCCCTGGTGATGAAAGTGGGTGTCCAGGACCGTAGCCGCCGCCGGCGCGATCCGTTCTTTGACGACTTTTCCCTCTTTGGCCGCGGCCGCGTGAGCCAGAAAACCATCAGCGCCCCGTCGGTTACCATTGATGTACGGCCTGTTCCCGAGCGCGGCCGTCCGGCGGATTTCAGCGGCATGGTGGGTGATTTTTCCCTGCATGGTCGCCTCGCCCCAAAACAGGTCACGCAGGATGAGGCTGTCACTCTTACCCTCACGGTAAGCGGCGAAGGTAACTTCAAGGCGCTGGAGTATCCTCTCCTCAACCTGCCTCGCGGCCTGGAAGTGTTCGACCCCAAGGTGAGCATCGAGCCGTCGCTGGGCGATATTGTTGGCGGCTCCGCTACGATTGAGCACGTCATCATTCCCCGCCAGGCCGGGAGCTACACCATCCCCCCCCTCCGGCTGCCCTATTTCGACCCCCAGCGCGGGGCTTATGAAGTTGCCACCACCGGCCCCTTCGCACTCACTGTCCTGCCCCGGCCTGAAAATCTGGCTTCTGCCCCGGGATTCACGCGGCGTGAAGTTGCTCTCCTGGGCCAGGACATCCGCTTTGTCAAGTCCGGCCGGGTCCACTGGCTGAGAACCGGCGAAGGCTGGTACACGACCGGTCTGTTCCTGTTGAATATGGCTACGGTGCTGTTTTTCGCGGCCCCCTGGATGGGCGCCCGTGCCCGCATCCTGGCAACGGCCGTGCAGCCCGCGCTCCGCGCCCGGCGCGCCCTTACTGCCGCCCTGCCCATGCTGGAGCGTACGGACGATCCGGAAGACCCCCACGGCGCCATCAGCCGCGTCGTCGCGGCTTACCTGAACCACAAGCTGGGCCGTGAGACGCAGGAATATGGGCTGGACCAGGTGCGGACTTTGCTGGCTGGCGCCCACGTCACCCCCGCTGTTCAGGACGCCTTGGTGGCATTGCTGGAGCGCTCCGCGGCCGCACGTTTCGCTCCCCCCGGATCGGTGGACAGCGGTGCGGACAGGCACGTGTTAAAGGACGTTTTGAGGCGGGTGGATTCCCAATGGTCCGGCTGAAAATTGGCTTCGCCCTCTTGCTGGCCAACGTGGCGGGGACCGTTCTGGCCGCCTCAGCCCTGGAGGAGGTATACCAGCGGGGCATGGCCGGCTATGAGAATGGGCAGTGGCCCCTTGCGATTCAGGAGTTTGAAGCCATCCTGCGGGGCGGCTATGAGGCTGAGCAGCTCTATTATAATCTGGGCAACGCCTACTTCCGCACCGGTGAAGTGGCCGGGGCCGTTTGGGCGTACGAGAAGGCCCTCATGCTGAACCCCAACGACGCTGACGCCCGCTACAATCTGGTCCTGGTGAACCTCAGAGTCAAGGACCGCATCGAGCTGCCCGAACAGCCCTGGGTGATGCGCATCTACCGGGGCATCCGGGGCAGTTTCACCCGCAGCGAATGGGTACGGCTCGTCTCCCTATTGCTGCTGCTGGCGGGCGCCTTGCACGCCGCGGGCCGGGTGCTGCAGCTAGCGGCCCTGAGACGAGGTGTCTGGCCCGGGATCGTCGTCGCGGCTATACTGGCGATTGTGGCGCTGGATGCTATCCTCACCACGGGCCGTTCAAAAGAGGGCATTGTCTACGGTGAGCTGGTCACCGTCACCAGTGCGCCCTCGGCCAGATCCACCGAACTGTTCCAGCTGCACGAGGGTTTGAAGGTGGCCATTTTGGACGAGCGCGAAGAGTGGCGCCAGGTGGAGCTGCTGGACGGTAAGAGCGGCTGGTTGCCTGCCGACCAGCTACGCCCGCTGTAGCTCGCCTGTCCCCGAAACTGGAGGTCGCGTCCATCTGAGAGGTTTATCGCTGCACGACCTTGTGCTTAAATTGGAGCGGCACTTTCGGTAACCAGAGCGAGGTCATGTCCGGTCACAGCAAATGGTCATCCATCAAGCGCAAGAAGGCCGTCAACGACGCCAAGCGCGGGGCTATTTTCACACGGGTGATCAAGGAGATCACCATAGCCGCCCGGCTGGCTGGCGGCGACGCGGACGCCAATCCACGCCTGCGCGTGGCCGTTGCCCAGGCCAAGACCGCCAACATGCCCGCCGCCAATATTGAGCGGGCCATCAAAAAGGGCACCGGCGACCTGCCGGGCGTGCGTTACGAATCGGCCACTTATGAGGGCTACGGCCCAGGCGGCGCCGCCATTCTCATGGATATCTTCACCGATAACAAAAAGCGCACCGTTGCCGACATCCGTCACCTCATGACCAAGCACGGGGGTAACCTGGGCGAAACGGGCAGCGTGGCCTGGCAGTTCGAGAACCGTGGGACGCTTACACTCCCGGCTGACCGCGTCGCGGAGGACGAGCTCTTCGACTTGGCGGTGGAATACGGTGCCGAAGAGATCGAGGCCGATGGGGACCAGTTTGTCATTACCGTCCCCGCAGAAAAAGCCTATGACTTGCAGGCGGCCCTTGAGGGCAAAGACTATGCCATCGATGCCGTGGAGGTTGGGCTGGAGCCCACCAGCACGGTGGAGGTCTCCGGCGGCGAGGCCGCACGGCTTTTGCAGCTTTTGGATGCCCTCGATGAGTTGGAGGACATTCAGAAAGTGTACGCCAACTGTGACATTGCCGAGGAAGATCTGGCCGCTTTTCAGCCACACGGGTCGTCGCCGGCCTGATGCGCATCCTGGGAATTGATCCCGGCATCCGCCGCACCGGCTACGGCCTTATCGCTGTGCCCGGTTCGGAACCGGCCCTGGTGGACTACGGGATCATCACGCCGCCCACCGCCATTGATATGAGCCGTCGCCTCGCAGTCCTCTACGACGACCTCTCCCAACTCATCGAGCAGGCCCGCCCCGATGAACTGGCGATTGAGGCCACCTTCTACGGCGCCAACGTCCGGTCGGCCCTGATTCTGGGACAGGCCAAAGGCGTCGCCTTGCTCTGCGCCGCCCACCACCAGCTGCCCATCAGTGAATATGCTCCGCGCAAGGTCAAGCTGGCCGCCACGGGCAACGGGCGGGCCAGCAAGGAGCAGGTGCAGTACATGGTCCAGGCCATCCTCCATATGGATCACCTGCCCGACCCCATGGACGCCTCGGACGCCCTGGCTGTCGCCATATGTCACCATCAACAGCTGCGCCCCGTCACGGGATCTCGACATTGATCACGCGCCTGGCAGGCCGGATCATCGAGAAACACCCTGACCACGTGGTGCTGGACGTAGGGGGTGTTGGCTACCATGTGTGGGTGACCCTCAACACCTATGGCGCGCTCCCTGACGCAGGGAGCGAGGCCGTCCTGCTCACTCACCTCCAGGTCCGCGAGGATAGCCAGGACCTGTTCGGCTTCGTCGATGGGTCCGAGCGCGAGGTTTTCCGACACCTGATCGCCATCAGCGGTATCGGCGCCAAGACCGCGATAAACATCCTCAGCGGC comes from the Candidatus Neomarinimicrobiota bacterium genome and includes:
- the ruvC gene encoding crossover junction endodeoxyribonuclease RuvC translates to MRILGIDPGIRRTGYGLIAVPGSEPALVDYGIITPPTAIDMSRRLAVLYDDLSQLIEQARPDELAIEATFYGANVRSALILGQAKGVALLCAAHHQLPISEYAPRKVKLAATGNGRASKEQVQYMVQAILHMDHLPDPMDASDALAVAICHHQQLRPVTGSRH
- a CDS encoding protein BatD, encoding MLLAGALLISVVAGRAQPRVQALVSDKQVVTGTSLTLEVRSEGGDIRSVSMVGLEGFSVISGPATSRSVQIINGVVSTTSSYSWTLLPRKVGTLVIPALAVNVEGNIVHTEPVAIEVLSPSAAAAGAGQQRESLFLVADVDRRQAYRGEQITVTWTLYTQLGISGWEIASLPNLTGFWTEELFAPNKLQLREKVVAGQRYYTAVVRRQALFPTRSGQLHIDPLVMKVGVQDRSRRRRDPFFDDFSLFGRGRVSQKTISAPSVTIDVRPVPERGRPADFSGMVGDFSLHGRLAPKQVTQDEAVTLTLTVSGEGNFKALEYPLLNLPRGLEVFDPKVSIEPSLGDIVGGSATIEHVIIPRQAGSYTIPPLRLPYFDPQRGAYEVATTGPFALTVLPRPENLASAPGFTRREVALLGQDIRFVKSGRVHWLRTGEGWYTTGLFLLNMATVLFFAAPWMGARARILATAVQPALRARRALTAALPMLERTDDPEDPHGAISRVVAAYLNHKLGRETQEYGLDQVRTLLAGAHVTPAVQDALVALLERSAAARFAPPGSVDSGADRHVLKDVLRRVDSQWSG
- a CDS encoding YebC/PmpR family DNA-binding transcriptional regulator, producing the protein MSGHSKWSSIKRKKAVNDAKRGAIFTRVIKEITIAARLAGGDADANPRLRVAVAQAKTANMPAANIERAIKKGTGDLPGVRYESATYEGYGPGGAAILMDIFTDNKKRTVADIRHLMTKHGGNLGETGSVAWQFENRGTLTLPADRVAEDELFDLAVEYGAEEIEADGDQFVITVPAEKAYDLQAALEGKDYAIDAVEVGLEPTSTVEVSGGEAARLLQLLDALDELEDIQKVYANCDIAEEDLAAFQPHGSSPA
- a CDS encoding tetratricopeptide repeat protein, with amino-acid sequence MVRLKIGFALLLANVAGTVLAASALEEVYQRGMAGYENGQWPLAIQEFEAILRGGYEAEQLYYNLGNAYFRTGEVAGAVWAYEKALMLNPNDADARYNLVLVNLRVKDRIELPEQPWVMRIYRGIRGSFTRSEWVRLVSLLLLLAGALHAAGRVLQLAALRRGVWPGIVVAAILAIVALDAILTTGRSKEGIVYGELVTVTSAPSARSTELFQLHEGLKVAILDEREEWRQVELLDGKSGWLPADQLRPL
- a CDS encoding tetratricopeptide repeat protein, with protein sequence MPELLPLLFLPALLLGQPAANNVPAAPVIPPELQDVWQQYEQLTQEHPHQPALHYNFGNLAYGISDYQKALAEYHAALGSGDRRSLSRVHYNLGNSLFRAGHVDESRSFFRKALELNPADQDARINYELASLLAQQQQEAEQSQSPARQPDAEKDSPNDPGEGSPQDRSEEQNDRAESGRQPEAGAEQQAQQDQAEGQPGEPDSREQTRAGEELEREEAEAILNALRANADNLLKRTYGPPAATFKLEKDW